In Promicromonospora sp. Populi, one genomic interval encodes:
- a CDS encoding alpha/beta hydrolase, whose amino-acid sequence MSETPNTVSSGTGTTGKRPIVLVHGLWMTPASWDTWAERFRAAGHEVIVPGWPGIDDRSVQNVRSNPEPLRGIGLKQIVDHYERIIRTLPVKPIIMGHSFGGVVTQMLADRGLGAAYVGVAPGQTAGVTTLPASTLRTGFPILSNPFGRNGAKPISKAHFHFTFGNDLPRPESDALWEQFAVPSYNRVFFEGVASVLNEKGGVTHVDYARADRAPFLVLTGEIDHVVPPAIGRAIVAKYTATDSPAVVEYREYAGRTHRLVSQPGWEEIADYALAWATSHTAVSA is encoded by the coding sequence ATGAGCGAGACCCCGAACACCGTCAGCAGCGGCACCGGCACCACCGGCAAGCGCCCGATCGTCCTCGTCCACGGACTCTGGATGACGCCGGCGAGCTGGGACACCTGGGCCGAGCGCTTCCGCGCCGCCGGCCACGAGGTGATCGTCCCGGGCTGGCCCGGCATCGACGACCGCAGCGTCCAGAACGTCCGCTCCAACCCCGAGCCACTGCGGGGCATCGGCCTCAAGCAGATCGTGGACCACTACGAGCGCATCATCCGCACCCTCCCGGTCAAGCCGATCATCATGGGCCACTCGTTCGGCGGGGTTGTCACGCAGATGCTCGCCGACCGAGGCCTCGGTGCCGCCTACGTGGGTGTCGCCCCCGGCCAGACCGCCGGCGTGACGACGCTCCCGGCGTCCACGCTCCGCACCGGGTTCCCGATCCTGTCCAACCCGTTCGGCCGCAACGGCGCCAAGCCGATCTCGAAGGCGCACTTCCACTTCACCTTCGGCAACGACCTCCCCCGCCCCGAGTCGGACGCCCTCTGGGAGCAGTTCGCCGTGCCGTCCTACAACCGGGTCTTCTTCGAGGGTGTGGCCTCGGTCCTGAACGAGAAGGGCGGCGTCACCCACGTCGACTACGCCCGCGCGGACCGCGCCCCGTTCCTGGTGCTCACCGGCGAGATCGACCACGTGGTGCCGCCGGCCATCGGCCGGGCCATCGTCGCGAAGTACACCGCGACGGACAGCCCCGCCGTCGTCGAGTACCGGGAGTACGCGGGCCGCACCCACCGCCTCGTCTCCCAGCCGGGCTGGGAGGAGATCGCGGACTACGCCCTGGCCTGGGCCACGTCCCACACCGCGGTCAGCGCGTGA
- a CDS encoding TetR/AcrR family transcriptional regulator, which produces MTPRTTGASRAPRKTADGGSEARERLLRTASELFYAEGIHVVGVDRIIAEAGVTRATFYRHFPSKQDLVEAYIGVEDTNIRAMLDRARAATDDPAALIGLLIDGIAEDAARHHVRGCPFINAAAEYPDPGSRVRRAVDDHRSWFRGALEEVLDAAGVEGSARRAGRLVLLRDAALVGGYLDGWENVREVFLSGAHEAVGLDQGLRD; this is translated from the coding sequence ATGACACCCAGGACAACAGGCGCCTCCCGCGCTCCGCGCAAGACTGCCGACGGAGGCTCGGAGGCTCGCGAGCGACTGCTGCGGACCGCGTCAGAGCTCTTCTACGCCGAGGGCATCCATGTGGTGGGCGTGGACCGGATCATCGCGGAGGCCGGCGTCACGCGGGCCACCTTCTACCGGCACTTCCCGAGCAAGCAGGACCTCGTCGAGGCCTACATCGGGGTGGAGGACACAAACATCCGCGCCATGCTGGACCGTGCGCGCGCGGCGACCGACGACCCTGCCGCGCTCATCGGGCTGCTCATCGACGGCATCGCCGAGGATGCCGCCCGCCACCACGTCCGCGGCTGCCCGTTCATCAACGCCGCCGCCGAGTACCCGGATCCGGGCAGCCGGGTCCGGCGCGCCGTCGACGACCACCGCAGCTGGTTCCGCGGCGCGCTCGAGGAGGTCCTCGACGCGGCGGGCGTCGAGGGCTCAGCGAGGAGAGCCGGGCGGCTTGTGCTGCTCCGCGACGCCGCCCTGGTCGGCGGTTACCTCGACGGGTGGGAGAACGTGCGAGAGGTCTTTCTCAGCGGTGCGCACGAGGCAGTGGGCCTGGACCAGGGCCTCAGGGATTGA
- a CDS encoding response regulator has protein sequence MIRTLVVDDAGSVRRSLRLLLETTDDIRVAGEASNGVDAVRLARTLKPDVVLMDLRMPGGGGLDAISALSGPGVANPVPVLVFTTFHLDEYLYGAFERGAVGYLLKKNPGDIPAAIRAAVNASALQSPAVRERLIADYARSSGPAGAAPAESIAGLLTDRELEVVAALAEGLSNKQIAGRLNLGENTVKWHIGNMLDKTGTRDRTQLAIWAFQHGLNP, from the coding sequence GTGATCAGGACGCTCGTCGTCGACGACGCCGGAAGCGTCCGCCGATCGCTGCGCCTCCTGCTGGAGACCACCGACGACATCCGCGTGGCCGGCGAGGCGAGCAACGGGGTCGACGCCGTACGCCTTGCCCGGACCCTCAAGCCCGACGTCGTGCTCATGGACCTGCGCATGCCCGGCGGCGGCGGCCTCGACGCGATCTCGGCGCTGAGCGGCCCCGGCGTCGCCAACCCCGTCCCCGTCCTCGTGTTCACCACCTTCCACCTGGACGAGTACCTCTACGGCGCGTTCGAGCGCGGCGCCGTCGGCTACCTGCTGAAGAAGAACCCGGGCGACATCCCCGCCGCGATCCGCGCCGCCGTCAACGCCAGCGCCCTGCAGTCCCCCGCCGTGCGCGAACGGCTCATCGCCGACTACGCCCGCAGCAGCGGCCCGGCCGGCGCGGCCCCGGCGGAGAGCATCGCCGGCCTGCTGACCGACCGCGAGCTGGAGGTGGTGGCGGCGCTCGCCGAGGGGCTCAGCAACAAGCAGATCGCGGGACGGCTCAACCTCGGCGAGAACACCGTGAAGTGGCACATCGGCAACATGCTCGACAAGACCGGGACCCGCGACCGCACCCAGCTCGCGATCTGGGCCTTCCAGCACGGGCTCAATCCCTGA
- a CDS encoding sensor histidine kinase codes for MDARWTTPDTSPGIGEIPGFPASPTVARWAVRAVGSSGPAHKDHPKGGGPNHPIGGDPARPAALLLLTRWVGRNVVAVALVANVVAYLGSLALLGQTGAMHTAQSEDWRIATVVLLVAFQGAWLHWLRRQALGTLVASFVLWFGALLIGGADALLLQPGMLLAVFSYAAERSGRWRAVLVSALVVASAGVLLMDEALYPTPGMPGWETPAVMVVCALDAVAVVAIPALLGSWYAQLRDRAEHIAALAQEIAGREAHRTTDAVTAARRTVAQELHDTSSAHLAAILTLSTAAEASATAGGSVDPRLIAQLRDEGERLYQGFERMVSRMRQEDRTQAGAHHPGQASGQHTVAQIADLTAEHEQTTGAVVTLEHDPGLTEIDQRLGPLRSHTAYRVVQEALSNARKHAPGAVLTVNLADDGTSLLLRVENESSPTAGAANRGDAVAAPHSLGYGIEGMRDRLAAVGGNLRTGPRRSGGWAVQALLPHPPHWTTDTTDG; via the coding sequence ATGGACGCGAGGTGGACGACGCCGGACACGAGTCCCGGGATCGGCGAGATCCCGGGGTTTCCGGCGTCTCCGACGGTGGCGCGGTGGGCCGTCCGCGCTGTCGGCAGCAGTGGCCCGGCGCACAAGGACCACCCGAAAGGAGGGGGCCCGAACCACCCGATCGGAGGGGACCCGGCCCGCCCGGCGGCGCTGCTCCTGCTGACCCGGTGGGTGGGGCGCAACGTCGTAGCGGTGGCGCTCGTCGCCAACGTCGTCGCCTACCTCGGGTCGCTCGCCCTGCTCGGCCAGACCGGGGCGATGCACACGGCGCAGAGCGAGGACTGGCGCATCGCCACGGTGGTCCTGCTGGTCGCCTTCCAGGGCGCTTGGCTGCACTGGCTGAGGCGCCAGGCGCTCGGGACGCTCGTCGCGTCGTTCGTGCTGTGGTTCGGCGCGCTCCTGATCGGCGGCGCCGACGCGCTCCTGCTGCAGCCGGGAATGCTGCTGGCCGTGTTCAGCTACGCCGCGGAGCGGTCAGGACGATGGCGCGCCGTGCTCGTCTCGGCGCTCGTCGTGGCCTCAGCCGGGGTGCTGCTCATGGACGAGGCCCTCTACCCGACGCCGGGGATGCCGGGCTGGGAGACACCCGCGGTCATGGTGGTGTGCGCGCTCGACGCCGTCGCCGTCGTCGCGATCCCCGCGCTCCTGGGCTCCTGGTATGCGCAGCTGCGCGACCGCGCCGAGCACATCGCCGCGCTCGCCCAGGAGATCGCCGGCCGGGAGGCGCACCGCACCACGGACGCCGTCACGGCCGCCCGCCGCACCGTGGCCCAGGAGCTGCACGACACGTCGTCGGCCCACCTCGCCGCGATCCTCACGCTCAGCACGGCGGCCGAGGCGAGCGCGACGGCCGGCGGCTCCGTGGACCCGCGCCTGATCGCGCAGCTCCGCGACGAGGGCGAGCGGCTCTACCAGGGCTTCGAGCGGATGGTCTCGCGGATGCGGCAGGAGGACCGTACGCAGGCCGGGGCGCACCATCCGGGGCAGGCGTCGGGCCAGCACACCGTGGCCCAGATCGCCGACCTGACCGCCGAGCACGAGCAGACCACCGGCGCGGTGGTGACGCTGGAGCACGACCCCGGTCTCACGGAGATCGACCAGCGGCTCGGCCCCCTGCGCAGCCACACCGCCTACCGCGTGGTCCAGGAGGCGCTGAGCAACGCGCGCAAGCACGCCCCCGGCGCGGTGCTCACCGTGAACCTCGCCGACGACGGCACAAGCCTGCTCCTGCGGGTCGAGAACGAGAGTTCACCCACGGCAGGGGCGGCAAATCGTGGTGACGCCGTGGCCGCACCCCATAGCCTCGGTTACGGGATCGAGGGGATGCGCGACCGGCTGGCCGCCGTCGGCGGAAACCTGCGTACCGGACCTCGGCGCAGCGGAGGCTGGGCCGTACAGGCCCTGCTCCCCCACCCCCCGCACTGGACGACCGACACCACCGACGGCTAG
- the pstC gene encoding phosphate ABC transporter permease subunit PstC, producing the protein MSPDPDEPVREPGDPPAGSPRDTAVVELERQRTELRELGLETSPAPRDALVDPTRPLVSRRGWQDILFRTAAHSGGTLVLLIMTLVGAFLLVRGAQAIDVAGWNFVTEQDWEPNSGRFGIAAVLFGTIVIGLTAILVAVPLALVTATYITEYAPAGIKRFLIGVIDLMAAIPSVVYGLWGAYWLEGNLLPVAEWVSTYFGWIPIFAVSQFDPDDPLATPTVFTASAILAGLIVSTMVAPISAAIMREVFDQAPVGEREGALALGASKWGVIRNVVYPFGQGGIIGGTMLGLGRALGETIAVYLVISPLFVINWQVLSTGTNSISSLIALKHGEANDFEVSALMAAGLVLFLITMLINFVAGFIIQRSRSGAAS; encoded by the coding sequence ATGAGCCCCGACCCCGACGAACCCGTGCGCGAGCCCGGGGACCCACCCGCCGGCAGTCCGCGGGACACCGCGGTCGTCGAGCTGGAGCGGCAGCGCACCGAGCTGCGCGAGCTCGGCCTTGAGACCTCGCCCGCCCCGCGCGACGCCCTGGTGGACCCCACCCGCCCCCTGGTGAGCCGGCGCGGGTGGCAGGACATCCTCTTCCGCACGGCGGCGCACTCGGGCGGCACGCTGGTGCTGCTGATCATGACGCTCGTGGGGGCCTTCCTGCTGGTGCGCGGCGCCCAGGCGATCGACGTCGCCGGCTGGAACTTCGTCACGGAGCAGGACTGGGAGCCCAACTCGGGCCGGTTCGGCATCGCGGCGGTCCTGTTCGGCACCATCGTGATCGGCCTGACCGCCATCCTGGTTGCGGTGCCGCTGGCGCTGGTGACCGCCACGTACATCACGGAGTACGCGCCGGCGGGGATCAAGCGCTTCCTGATCGGCGTCATCGACCTGATGGCGGCCATCCCGAGCGTCGTCTACGGGCTGTGGGGCGCGTACTGGCTGGAGGGCAACCTGCTCCCCGTCGCCGAGTGGGTCTCCACGTACTTCGGCTGGATCCCGATCTTCGCCGTGTCCCAGTTCGACCCCGACGACCCCTTGGCCACCCCGACGGTGTTCACCGCGTCGGCGATCCTCGCGGGCCTGATCGTCTCGACGATGGTCGCGCCGATCTCGGCCGCGATCATGCGCGAGGTGTTCGACCAGGCCCCGGTGGGGGAGCGCGAGGGGGCGCTGGCCCTGGGCGCCAGCAAGTGGGGCGTGATCCGCAACGTCGTCTACCCGTTCGGGCAGGGCGGGATCATCGGCGGCACCATGCTCGGCCTGGGCCGAGCCCTCGGCGAGACCATCGCCGTCTACCTCGTGATCAGCCCGCTTTTTGTCATCAACTGGCAGGTGCTGAGCACCGGGACCAACTCGATCAGCTCGCTCATCGCCCTCAAGCACGGCGAGGCGAACGACTTCGAGGTGTCCGCGCTCATGGCGGCGGGCCTGGTGCTGTTCCTCATCACCATGCTGATCAACTTCGTCGCCGGATTCATCATCCAGCGGTCCCGATCCGGCGCAGCCAGCTGA
- the pstA gene encoding phosphate ABC transporter permease PstA, translating into MTVTETTQGARRADRPGRYTRTHLPGRDGRLTPDQPETQRELSGLRREDVLRVVGAAAAGIASTAWLFTQVAPFQGALPFVLIAYLFFLGYFVVLISFDDDRITIKDRVAGVLIHSGAVLLLLALVVVVVFALTEGRSAFTQLNFWTQDLSMAGPLDPLTVGGMAHAAIGTLIMISIALTISIPLGLLCAVCLAEFPSPFTRIVRTVTEAMTALPSILCGLFVLATYILMFGAPKSGFAASLAITIMILPIIIRSADVVLRLVPQTLKEASFAMGASHWSTIWNVVLPTSKSGLMTAVVLGTARGIGETSPILLVAGYTTYYNWNPFDGPMVSLPLATFTLVKSPEPAQIARGFGAAAVLMVLVFVLFLLARLIGGKGAGVLSAGGARRAQRASLRVAARFRRGGPTAVGWPTAAPAPGARPVSADPPTPSANEAATDDPADNPADDPTDNKEAGR; encoded by the coding sequence ATGACCGTCACCGAGACAACCCAGGGCGCACGCCGCGCCGACCGGCCCGGCCGGTACACCCGCACGCACCTGCCCGGCCGCGACGGCCGCCTCACCCCTGACCAGCCCGAGACCCAGCGGGAGCTGTCGGGCCTGCGCCGCGAGGACGTGCTGCGGGTGGTCGGCGCGGCCGCGGCCGGCATCGCGTCCACCGCCTGGCTGTTCACCCAGGTGGCGCCGTTCCAGGGCGCCCTGCCGTTCGTGCTGATCGCCTACCTGTTCTTCCTCGGCTACTTCGTGGTGCTGATCAGCTTCGACGACGACCGCATCACCATCAAGGACCGCGTGGCCGGCGTGCTCATCCACTCCGGCGCGGTGCTGCTCCTGCTGGCTCTCGTGGTTGTTGTGGTCTTCGCGCTCACCGAGGGCAGGTCGGCGTTCACGCAGCTCAACTTCTGGACCCAGGACCTGTCCATGGCCGGCCCGCTGGACCCGCTGACGGTGGGCGGCATGGCGCACGCCGCCATCGGCACCCTGATCATGATCTCGATCGCGCTGACCATCTCGATCCCGCTCGGGCTGCTCTGCGCGGTGTGCCTGGCGGAGTTCCCCAGCCCGTTCACGCGGATCGTGCGCACGGTCACCGAGGCGATGACGGCCCTGCCGTCCATCCTGTGCGGCCTGTTCGTCCTGGCCACGTACATCCTCATGTTCGGCGCGCCCAAGTCCGGCTTCGCCGCCTCGCTGGCCATCACCATCATGATCCTGCCGATCATCATCCGGTCGGCCGACGTGGTGCTCCGCCTGGTGCCGCAGACCCTCAAGGAGGCGTCGTTCGCCATGGGCGCCAGCCACTGGAGCACCATCTGGAACGTGGTGCTGCCCACCAGCAAGTCGGGCCTGATGACGGCGGTAGTGCTCGGCACCGCGCGCGGGATCGGCGAGACCAGCCCCATCCTGCTGGTGGCCGGGTACACCACGTACTACAACTGGAACCCGTTCGACGGGCCCATGGTCTCGCTGCCGCTCGCCACGTTCACGCTGGTCAAGAGCCCCGAGCCCGCGCAGATCGCCCGCGGGTTCGGTGCGGCGGCGGTGCTCATGGTGCTCGTGTTCGTGCTGTTCCTACTCGCCCGCCTGATCGGCGGCAAGGGCGCGGGGGTGCTCAGCGCCGGCGGGGCCCGCCGCGCGCAGCGCGCCTCGCTCCGGGTAGCGGCGCGCTTCCGGCGTGGTGGGCCGACGGCGGTGGGCTGGCCGACGGCGGCCCCGGCACCCGGCGCCCGTCCCGTGAGCGCCGACCCACCGACGCCGTCGGCCAACGAGGCTGCGACCGACGACCCGGCCGACAACCCGGCCGACGACCCGACCGACAACAAGGAGGCCGGACGATGA
- a CDS encoding phosphate ABC transporter substrate-binding protein PstS, giving the protein MTATTARRNLRARALIAGLGVLLVLAGAVVPAQAAQQSVQESAQQAAQPSVQQDASPAAVGKVHAPINGAGSTWSANALQQWIRNVWSNYQWKITYSESGSTQGRNSFANGTADFGVSEIPYAIANSNEGDVRPAREFAYMPIVAGGTAFMYNLQVGGKRVTNLRLSGETIAGIFTGEITRWDHAKIKADNPQLALPGIPIVPVVRSDGSGATAQFSIWMRQEQSRAWDAYCGKVNRPLINGHCGVTSNYPVAPGSGFVSRAGSNGVAGYVAQSHAVGAITFVEYSYALNAGFPVAKMLNRSGYYTEPTAANVAVALLKAQINEDRSSPDYLTQDLRQVYDFNDRRVYPLSSYSYIILPTSQDAGFTVDKGLTLADFGAYFLCEGQQQADTLGYSPLPINLVRAGQTQIQKIPGGDPVIKGINDCNNPTFSPDGTNRLANEAPYPPACDKQGSTQCSTGTGGAQGTPTTPSGGSSGGTDDGDGSGGTDGDGTGGGTGGGPDGGSDDGSDDGGTDGGPGDGADGGGTTDGGAGGDAEVVSENSEPVLVAATPQSLPVAGGGLMPQLVMVGLGLVMILAAVLPPVLGRRTRTALPVPGGRAARGGAGGGTT; this is encoded by the coding sequence ATGACCGCCACCACCGCGCGCCGTAACCTCCGGGCGCGCGCACTGATCGCCGGGCTGGGCGTGCTGCTTGTGCTCGCCGGCGCCGTCGTGCCGGCGCAGGCCGCGCAGCAGTCTGTGCAAGAGAGCGCGCAACAGGCCGCGCAGCCGAGCGTCCAGCAGGACGCGAGCCCCGCCGCCGTCGGCAAGGTGCACGCGCCGATCAACGGCGCGGGGTCGACCTGGTCGGCCAACGCGCTGCAGCAGTGGATCCGCAACGTGTGGTCGAACTACCAGTGGAAGATCACCTACTCCGAGTCGGGCTCCACGCAGGGGCGGAACAGCTTCGCGAACGGCACGGCGGACTTCGGCGTCAGCGAGATCCCGTACGCGATCGCCAACTCCAACGAGGGCGACGTGCGCCCGGCCCGGGAGTTCGCCTACATGCCGATCGTCGCGGGCGGCACCGCGTTCATGTACAACCTGCAGGTCGGCGGCAAGCGGGTGACGAACCTGCGGCTGTCCGGCGAGACCATCGCCGGGATCTTCACCGGGGAGATCACCCGCTGGGACCACGCGAAGATCAAGGCGGACAACCCGCAGCTCGCGCTGCCGGGCATACCGATCGTGCCCGTGGTGCGCTCCGACGGGTCGGGCGCCACCGCCCAGTTCTCGATCTGGATGCGCCAGGAGCAGAGCAGGGCCTGGGACGCCTACTGCGGCAAGGTGAACCGGCCGCTGATCAACGGGCACTGCGGTGTCACCTCCAACTACCCGGTGGCGCCGGGCTCCGGGTTCGTGTCGCGGGCCGGGTCGAACGGTGTGGCCGGCTATGTGGCGCAGTCCCACGCGGTGGGCGCCATCACGTTCGTCGAGTACTCGTACGCGCTGAACGCCGGCTTCCCGGTGGCCAAGATGCTCAACCGGTCCGGCTACTACACGGAGCCGACGGCGGCGAACGTGGCCGTGGCACTCCTAAAGGCGCAGATCAACGAGGACAGGTCGTCCCCGGACTACCTGACCCAGGACCTGCGGCAGGTCTACGACTTCAACGACCGGCGGGTGTACCCGCTGTCCAGCTACTCGTACATCATCCTGCCGACCTCGCAGGACGCCGGGTTCACGGTGGACAAGGGCCTGACCCTGGCCGACTTCGGCGCCTACTTCCTGTGCGAGGGGCAGCAGCAGGCCGACACGCTGGGCTACTCGCCGCTGCCGATCAACCTGGTCCGGGCGGGCCAGACGCAGATCCAGAAGATCCCGGGCGGCGACCCGGTGATCAAGGGGATCAACGACTGCAACAACCCCACGTTCTCGCCGGACGGCACCAACCGGCTGGCCAACGAGGCCCCCTACCCGCCGGCCTGCGACAAGCAGGGGTCCACGCAGTGCAGCACGGGTACGGGCGGGGCCCAGGGGACGCCGACGACGCCGTCGGGCGGCAGCAGCGGCGGTACGGACGACGGTGACGGGTCGGGCGGTACCGACGGCGACGGCACCGGTGGGGGGACGGGCGGCGGACCGGATGGCGGGTCCGACGACGGCTCGGACGACGGCGGTACCGACGGTGGGCCTGGAGACGGGGCGGACGGCGGCGGCACCACCGACGGTGGTGCGGGCGGCGACGCCGAGGTGGTGAGTGAGAACTCTGAGCCCGTGCTGGTGGCGGCCACCCCGCAGTCGCTGCCGGTGGCCGGGGGCGGGCTGATGCCGCAGCTTGTGATGGTCGGCCTGGGGCTGGTGATGATCCTCGCCGCGGTGCTGCCGCCAGTGCTCGGCAGGCGCACGCGGACGGCGCTGCCGGTGCCGGGTGGGCGTGCGGCTCGCGGAGGCGCAGGAGGTGGCACGACGTGA
- a CDS encoding Ig-like domain-containing protein has protein sequence MRKTPARRTGLALAIALAVALTGLTTTTAEALAPGLDPADRLGAITFDVTAGNISWTGGPQRLTTEAGCPEGYRGSSRAFFIWSDGTWTTTAASQSPALVAVTAAAGTGLDGAAIDRRNPSPTAAAGRLASRWNGAGFVGDNFDGRVGVTTYLITCDPGSAPDGVSFPPFTAGVGDSKYFSTDVRINEWNDSTNVGTWEVVPDVPVEKEDTTTTLTPTAGNDGSVTLTAAVDKTAATGDVTFTNIGTGATVGTDALEGGRASVNVAGLEADTQYTFRAQYAGDTLHNASTSNDAIVTTVGEPIPPQQTEVTVTIPASAQGLRFTVTPGGVELEDAELEGEEFVATGTLREVKVTDNRSDRKQWTLNGRTSDFDGPGDAAINGSALGWEPELLGTDNAGTVGADVAPGANGGLSSDKPLAQAPAGVTLSDTRVQAGVTLRAPANTPAGDYAATLTLTLI, from the coding sequence ATGCGAAAGACCCCGGCCCGTCGCACGGGCCTTGCCCTGGCCATCGCTCTGGCGGTCGCCCTGACCGGACTGACCACCACAACGGCCGAGGCGTTGGCCCCTGGGCTCGACCCGGCCGATCGCCTCGGCGCCATCACCTTCGACGTGACCGCGGGCAACATCTCTTGGACCGGCGGTCCGCAACGTCTGACGACGGAGGCCGGCTGCCCCGAGGGGTATCGAGGCTCCTCCCGCGCCTTCTTCATCTGGTCGGACGGCACGTGGACGACGACAGCGGCAAGCCAGTCCCCGGCGCTGGTGGCCGTCACGGCCGCTGCCGGCACCGGCCTCGACGGTGCGGCGATCGATCGCCGGAACCCGAGCCCGACTGCCGCTGCGGGTCGACTCGCGTCCCGGTGGAACGGGGCCGGTTTTGTCGGCGACAACTTCGACGGCCGCGTCGGGGTCACGACGTACTTGATCACGTGCGACCCAGGATCGGCACCGGACGGGGTTTCCTTTCCCCCGTTCACCGCTGGCGTAGGTGACTCGAAGTACTTCTCGACCGACGTGCGCATCAACGAGTGGAACGACTCAACCAATGTGGGCACCTGGGAGGTCGTCCCTGACGTCCCGGTGGAGAAGGAGGACACGACCACCACGCTCACGCCGACCGCCGGCAACGACGGGTCCGTGACGCTGACGGCCGCCGTCGACAAGACGGCCGCGACCGGTGACGTGACCTTCACGAACATCGGCACGGGCGCGACGGTCGGCACGGACGCGCTCGAAGGCGGCAGGGCGTCCGTCAACGTGGCCGGCCTGGAGGCCGACACCCAGTACACGTTCCGCGCGCAGTACGCGGGCGACACCCTGCACAACGCCTCGACGTCGAACGACGCGATCGTCACCACGGTGGGCGAGCCCATCCCGCCGCAGCAGACCGAGGTCACGGTGACCATCCCGGCGTCAGCCCAGGGGCTGCGGTTCACGGTCACTCCTGGCGGCGTCGAGCTGGAGGACGCCGAGCTGGAGGGCGAGGAGTTCGTCGCCACCGGCACGCTGCGGGAGGTAAAGGTCACCGACAACCGGTCGGATCGTAAGCAGTGGACGCTCAACGGCCGTACGTCCGACTTTGACGGCCCCGGCGACGCGGCCATCAACGGCTCGGCCCTGGGCTGGGAGCCGGAGCTCCTCGGGACTGATAACGCGGGCACCGTGGGCGCCGACGTGGCACCGGGTGCGAACGGCGGGCTGTCGTCCGACAAGCCGCTCGCCCAGGCGCCGGCCGGGGTCACGTTGTCCGACACCCGGGTCCAGGCCGGAGTCACCCTCCGGGCACCAGCCAACACCCCCGCCGGCGACTATGCGGCGACCCTGACCCTGACACTTATCTGA
- a CDS encoding Ig-like domain-containing protein has product MSHTTVSRVAMRLAAALTVVLGAAMVAPTAQAVNPVLDADNRLGGITLDKTAGEISAAGGPQSLTTSAGCPEGYRGSSRVLFVWPDGTWPTAVSGTNTGLPALVKLAGSAVEGSGLDGNPVLRTGTSASRWASFGFPASVFDGHSGVATYVITCDPGEVPGDAFPPAGDGVGASKYFSVDVRLIWNDETNTGTWEHVKEATTTVLTAEESWRSATLTAEVGPASAAGTVTFTDVATGANVGTGTVTDGVASVEVTGLKPWKTYTFRASYSGDALHDGSTSNKVRVNC; this is encoded by the coding sequence ATGTCTCACACCACCGTCAGCCGGGTGGCCATGCGCCTCGCGGCTGCGCTGACCGTCGTGCTCGGGGCCGCCATGGTCGCCCCCACAGCGCAAGCCGTGAACCCGGTGCTCGACGCCGACAACCGCCTGGGTGGCATCACCCTCGACAAGACCGCTGGTGAGATCTCTGCCGCCGGCGGCCCCCAGTCCCTGACGACCTCGGCCGGCTGCCCGGAGGGGTACCGCGGCTCGTCCCGTGTGCTCTTCGTGTGGCCGGACGGCACCTGGCCGACGGCCGTGTCCGGGACAAACACCGGTCTCCCGGCCCTGGTGAAGCTGGCCGGCTCCGCGGTCGAGGGCTCCGGGCTGGACGGCAACCCGGTCCTGCGGACCGGCACCTCGGCGTCCCGCTGGGCCTCGTTCGGGTTCCCGGCCAGCGTGTTCGACGGACACAGCGGCGTCGCCACCTACGTGATCACGTGCGACCCGGGCGAGGTTCCGGGCGACGCGTTCCCGCCCGCCGGTGACGGCGTCGGGGCCTCGAAGTACTTCTCGGTCGACGTTCGCCTGATTTGGAACGACGAGACCAACACGGGCACCTGGGAGCACGTGAAGGAGGCCACCACCACGGTGCTGACCGCCGAGGAGTCCTGGCGGTCGGCCACGCTGACCGCTGAGGTCGGACCGGCCTCTGCTGCTGGCACCGTGACATTTACGGATGTCGCGACGGGCGCCAACGTCGGGACCGGCACGGTGACCGACGGCGTTGCGTCGGTCGAGGTGACCGGCCTGAAGCCCTGGAAGACGTACACCTTCCGGGCGAGCTACTCGGGCGATGCCCTGCACGACGGGTCGACGTCGAACAAGGTTCGCGTGAACTGCTGA